GCGCATGCTCGCGGGCTGCTCGAGTTCGGCCGCGACGAGAAGTCGGGCGCGTATGTGTATCGGAGCACGGCTGCGAGTGTGGCCGGCGACAACACGGGCGAGCCTGCCGAAATCGTGGAGTCGGCGGAGCAGTTGTATGAGGCGCAGGTCGCCGAAACGGTGATCGCCGAGCCGGGCGGCAAACACGAGTCGCGCCGTCGAGGGCGAGGCAATCGCAAAGCAGGACGCGGCCAACAGGAGACCGTTTACGAAGAGCGTACAGCCGTCGAGCAGGGCGGCAGCGCTGAGCCTCGAACGCACGACGTGCACGCGCAAGCGCCGGAAAATGCCGAGTTCATTTTTGAACTGCCGGAAGCGCCTTGGGCAGAGCCGGAAACCGTGACGGCCGAAGAACCGGACGGCTCCGAGAGCCCGGCAGACGCGCGGGATACGAGCGCCAAGCAACCCAAGCGCCGCAATGAACGCGCGCCGCGCAAGACGGCTGCGAAGAAAGCAAAGAAAGCCGCGCCGCGAAGCATCGACGACATTCCGGAAATCGCAGCGCCTGCTGAAGCGCCGGCCGCGTCTGCCGCAGCGGAAGAAGCACCCGCGCCGGCAAAAAAGGCCGCGCGCAAAACTGCGGCGCGCAGTCGTCGTCCGCGTAAGACGGCGGCGACGAGCGACGCCGAGTGAGGGGTATCTATTCGGCGTGATGTGTAGCGGTGCCGATGTGGGTGCCGCTACATAAGCCTAGCGGCAAACAGAATGCCTTCGCTCTCCCTTCCGCTCACAGCAACCCAAACACCGCGACGCCATTAGTAGCGCCGACATACACCTTGCCGCGCGCGATCATCGGCGTGATGAATTTGTTGCCCGCGCCCCATTGATCGCGCGTGCCGGCCTGGTTGCTGTTATACAACTCGACGGCAAGATTGCCCGCGTTATAGGCATGCAAAGCGCCGGTCGTGCCGTTTTCCGCCGCCCAGACAATCCCGTTGCTCGTGCCGTTCGCCGACACGGCCGGTGTCGCCCCCGGATACGCGAACGTGGTCGGGCTCCTCGACGCAGCAGTCGTCGCGAGAAACGCGCCCGAGACCGGCAACGCCTTCAGGTTGTCGTTCAGGCCGCCGTAATAGACCACGCCATTGTAGTAAGCCGGCGATCCCCAGATGCCACCCGCCAGCGTGCCGATCAACTCCTGCCAGATATTGTTGGCCGTCGGGCTGAATTTACCCATCGAATCGCGATCGACGACGTAGATGTTGTTGTCCTTGCCGGCTGCCACCGCCAGATGCTTGACGACGCCGCCTGTCGTGGTCTGATCCGGCAACACCATGGCGCCGCCCGAGCCGAAATCATTGTCGGCGGCCGCTTGCGCGACCACATCCGACATCGCGAAATAGTCGGTGACCTGCAGATTGCCCAACGAGAGCTTCATCATCGAGTCGCCAAAGTCGCCGTCGACGGGAAAGCCCGCCGCATTCAGCGTGGTGCCGAACGTGCCGTTGCCGTCCACGACATAGAGCGATGTGCCGTCCGACGCCATGCCCGAACCGGCCATCCAGATCGAGCCCTGACTGCCGTTCGGCGTGATGTTGAGCACGCTGATCTGTTTCAGCGTGTCGGCGCTATAGGCCATCATCCAGCCGGTGTAAGAGCCCCCCATGCAGTGCGCGGTCCAACCCATGTAGATGTTGCCGCCGACCAGCGTGAGTGCCGCGCGCTCGGTGTGCAGCGACGGGTTGAAGGTAATCACGCCGTTGACGCTGCCCGCGCCGTTGCCCGGATAAGTCGCCGCGATTTCCGTCGGACCGCCGAGTACTTCGGCGCCGGTCGCCAGATCGAGCGCGTGCAGCCGGTGATGGTAGCCGCCGCCACTGTCCTTCGTCATCGCGACGGCATACAGCACGCCATTCGTGCCGCGACTACGGTCGATGACCGGCGTCGACGTAATGCCGATCTCGGGGGTGATGTCCTGGCATCCGTGGTCGTCGCTGGGCGATTCACCGCTGCCGATCAACGAGACCATCCACAGTTGCGCGAAAGAGGTGGCGTCGTAGGCGTAGACGCTATCGTGTTCGGTGACCACGTACACCACGTCGTGCGCCGTGCCGCCGATCGACAGGCTGGTGACGAAGAGCGGCTGTCCGTCGACCTTGCCGTCCGCGGCAAGAAACGCGACTTTGCCGAAGCTCGCCGAATTGACGTTCGCCGGCGTGAGCGTGGTCTCGGCGAGCATCTGACCGGTGCGGCCGAGATCGTTGTGATGCATGAGGACGTCGGTGGCGTAGGCCGTCACCGCTGCCGGGGTGTTACCCGCGCCGTTCGTTCCAGTGCCAGTGCCGGTGGTCGAGCCGCTGCCGGTGCCGGAGCCCGTACCGCTACTCCCCGTGCTACCCGAGCCTGAACCCGAGCCGCTCGCCGACCCGGACGCCACGCCGGACGTGCCGCCCGACCCACCACCACACGACGCGAAACAGGAAGCGACGGCGATCAGCGCCACTATCGTGCCCCGACGGGTCCATGCGCCCAGCCCGGAACGCTCAACGCCAGCTTGCGAGATTCGCATGTTCGCCTCGTCTCTTGAACGATGCGACGTCAGCTCCGCACAACGATCGGTGCGCGCCGTGACTCACGTCGCGAGCCGTAAGAGAGGAGTCCGCCACGCGCGTCTCCCGCTCGCTGAATACGTTCATCGCCCTTACGGCTGATTAACCGTACGCCGTTTGCAAAGGCGTTTATCGCCATCGTGTCGCCTCTCTCCGCCATACGAGGCAATACAAGACGGCGACGCAATTCAGTGAATGCGGACGCTCGGCGGAATTCAATCAGTAGTACGGATAGGGGGCATACATTACCGGCGGCGGCCCGTAATAACGCGGCGGCGGAGCAACATATACCGGTTGCGGCGCGTACACAGGCTGCGGCGCATAGACCGGCATTTGCGGCTGCGAAATCGTATTGCCCTTCGACGTCATGCACTGCGCGTACGCCGCGTCGTACTGCGCCTGCAGGCTACCGCCGGCATACTGTGCGCCGTTCGCGCCGGCCGCGCCGCCGACCAGCAAGCCGCTGCCCGCACCAATCGCCGCGCCCGCGCCGGGATTGCCCGCTGCCGCGCCGATCAGCGCACCGACAGCGGCACCGCCTAGCGTGCCAAGAGCCGCGCTATTGACGCTGTTCGTGGTCGCGGCCTGCGAGGCGCCGGTCGCATTGGTCGAGCGATACGCGTAGTCGCGGCAGCTGTAGTCGTCTTGCTGGAACTGATTGAGCGGCTCGCCGCTGCGCGGTAGCGCGACGATGGAAGGACCGCTCGGCGGCACCACTGCGCAACCGCCGAGGAGCGCCAGTGCGACTGCTGCCACAGGCAGCGCGACGCATATCGATTTAGGACTTGAGATCATGGTGGCGCACGTTTCTTCATGGGGGAAACATACGTTAGGCCAATTTGCGTGCGCTTTGTTTACGAGATAGTTACCGTATTTTTTCCGCCGGCATCTGGACGCGCTGTCGGCAGGCTGAATGCCAATTGGAAGCCGCGATGCCGTTACCAACTGTGACAAAGATTCACGCGCCGCGTCGTGTGAAAAGCAATCCTATGCATCTCGGGCACGAGACGCTTCGAGACCCTTCGACCCACGTGTGCACGACAGCAAGCCACGCCAGGAAAAAGAAAAGCCCTCGCATTCGAGGGCTTTCTTTCCTGCAACTGCTACGGAGCCTGACGCTCAACACCGTGACCGGATCACCCAGCCAGCAGCGCCGCCTTCAAACTCACCGGCAATCTCACGCGAAGTTCTTCGACGCGAATTCCCAATTGGCAATGTTCCAGTACGCTTCGACGAACTTCGGACGCGCATTGCGGTAGTCGATGTAGTAAGCGTGTTCCCACACGTCGATCGTCAGCAGCGCCTTCGCGTCCGTGGTCAGCGGCGTGGCGGCGTTGCTCGTCGACACCAGGTCGAGCGAACCGTCGGCCTTCTTCACCAGCCATGCCCAGCCCGAGCCGAACGTGCCGACTGCGGTCTTGGCGAACTCTTCCTTGAACTTGTCGAACGAACCCCACTTGGCGTTGATCGCGTCAGCGAGCGCGCCGGTCGGCGCACCGCCACCTTGCGGCGACAGGCTGTTCCAGAAGAACGTGTGGTTCCACACTTGAGCGGCGTTGTTGAACAGGCCGCCCGATGCCTTCTTGACGATTTCTTCAAGCGACAGGTTCTCGAACTCCGTGCCCTTGATCAGATTGTTCAGGTTGGTCACATAGGTCTGGTGA
The nucleotide sequence above comes from Paraburkholderia aromaticivorans. Encoded proteins:
- a CDS encoding YMGG-like glycine zipper-containing protein, which translates into the protein MISSPKSICVALPVAAVALALLGGCAVVPPSGPSIVALPRSGEPLNQFQQDDYSCRDYAYRSTNATGASQAATTNSVNSAALGTLGGAAVGALIGAAAGNPGAGAAIGAGSGLLVGGAAGANGAQYAGGSLQAQYDAAYAQCMTSKGNTISQPQMPVYAPQPVYAPQPVYVAPPPRYYGPPPVMYAPYPYY
- a CDS encoding pyrrolo-quinoline quinone — translated: MRISQAGVERSGLGAWTRRGTIVALIAVASCFASCGGGSGGTSGVASGSASGSGSGSGSTGSSGTGSGTGSGSTTGTGTGTNGAGNTPAAVTAYATDVLMHHNDLGRTGQMLAETTLTPANVNSASFGKVAFLAADGKVDGQPLFVTSLSIGGTAHDVVYVVTEHDSVYAYDATSFAQLWMVSLIGSGESPSDDHGCQDITPEIGITSTPVIDRSRGTNGVLYAVAMTKDSGGGYHHRLHALDLATGAEVLGGPTEIAATYPGNGAGSVNGVITFNPSLHTERAALTLVGGNIYMGWTAHCMGGSYTGWMMAYSADTLKQISVLNITPNGSQGSIWMAGSGMASDGTSLYVVDGNGTFGTTLNAAGFPVDGDFGDSMMKLSLGNLQVTDYFAMSDVVAQAAADNDFGSGGAMVLPDQTTTGGVVKHLAVAAGKDNNIYVVDRDSMGKFSPTANNIWQELIGTLAGGIWGSPAYYNGVVYYGGLNDNLKALPVSGAFLATTAASRSPTTFAYPGATPAVSANGTSNGIVWAAENGTTGALHAYNAGNLAVELYNSNQAGTRDQWGAGNKFITPMIARGKVYVGATNGVAVFGLL
- the sodB gene encoding superoxide dismutase [Fe], whose amino-acid sequence is MEHTLPPLPFAKNALVPHMSEETLEFHYGKHHQTYVTNLNNLIKGTEFENLSLEEIVKKASGGLFNNAAQVWNHTFFWNSLSPQGGGAPTGALADAINAKWGSFDKFKEEFAKTAVGTFGSGWAWLVKKADGSLDLVSTSNAATPLTTDAKALLTIDVWEHAYYIDYRNARPKFVEAYWNIANWEFASKNFA